The following are encoded together in the Strongyloides ratti genome assembly S_ratti_ED321, chromosome : 2 genome:
- a CDS encoding Cleavage stimulation factor subunit 3 yields the protein MSSLAQLSFDRRIEVNPYDIDAWNSLLKENQTHDIRNVRQFYEKLIAQFPNNGNFWKKYIEHEAKYNNDDEVQNLFSRCLLDVLDIELWKYYISYVKETNVSRTSGLTTYEEALVFAIEHVGNDMNSFDIYMEYIDNCKALAATSDENNSVNTSSAIRKAFRHALSVPMESIDLLYKEYQEMEGECFVETPEGSENIKKIYQLTSTVTQQIENLTNSINRSTVSVPLKGGELEEEQLELWKQYIKFEKKNPLEICDRSTFFKRLNYVYCQALLCFGYSIEIWIDYFEFLTEFLKIFEKEGDEVEAGNTEDMIIKKFTKATQGMMRDAQVLHFAFATFFEERNKIKEAEEVYEYIISQQDLQPSLAYIHYMSFARRNTSIRHQRDIFRRARNDDRVLYQVYFAAAEIEFHAANDATIAIRILELGKQRFSNEIDFMIEYLKFIQMIGDDNNLRVLFEQIVNCDEFTNVELAPVWDMYIRQETVTGDPYSLSKVEHRRRKALEKFCRGKEIHLFIDRLKVNGLVPMSVEDLEDIDYPLSVDYDKIDAMAAKGSQLGSSVCFVNESSPDIDQDQIENNDDDDGNDTACVEEDVKNVEKMLKQLGLDNVKMEADSKNEVKPEIDENSLDALNALNDIKSKEEVVEDILYDLITEELPDSSDDEGDTNIDNLFNQRTRRCSYSSTETEYAESSDENSSENSDNESESNENEEGIALNDARSMVTHHPDTSMMVPYLPVGDSSLSLHPTSGGIFPPPESVMEVIKKCPSSTSFKSGPFVNINKLFELLCKFE from the exons ATGAGTTCTCTTGCTCAACTATCTTTTGATAGAAGAATTGAAGTAAATCCTTATGATATTGATGCTTGGAATTCACTTCTTAAAGAAAATCag ACTCATGATATTCGTAATGTACGgcaattttatgaaaaattaattgctCAATTTCCTAATAATGGAAATTTttggaaaaaatatattgaacaTGAAgctaaatataataatgatgatgAAGTTCAAAATCTTTTTTCTAGATGTTTATTAGATGTATTAGATATTGAATTAtggaaatattatatatcttatGTTAAAGAAACAAATGTTTCTAGGACATCTGGTTTAACAACTTATGAAGAAGCATTGGTATTTGCCATAGAGCATGTTGGTAATGATATGAATTCATTTGACATTTATATGgaatatattgataattgTAAAGCTTTAGCTGCAACTAGTGATGAGAATAATTCTGTTAATACTTCATCCGCAATTCGGAAAGCTTTTAGGCATGCGTTAAGTGTACCAATGGAATCAAttgatttattatataaagaatatCAAGAAATGGAAGGTGAATGTTTTGTTGAAACACCTGAAGGATCagagaatattaaaaaaatttatcaattaactTCAACAGTAACTCAACAAATTGAAAATTTGACAAATTCTATAAATAGAAGTACAGTTTCTGTTCCTTTGAAGGGTGGTGAATTAGAGGAAGAACAACTAGAACTATggaaacaatatataaagtttGAAAAAAAGAATCCTTTAGAAATTTGTGATAGAtctacattttttaaaagactTAATTATGTTTATTGTCAAGCTTTGTTGTGTTTTGGATACTCAATTGAAATATGGATTGattattttgaatttttgacagaatttttaaaaatttttgaaaaagaagGTGATGAAGTTGAGGCAGGAAATACTgaagatatgataataaagaaatttacaAAAGCAACACAAGGTATGATGCGTGATGCTCAAGTGTTACATTTTGCTTTTGCTACATTTTTTGAAGAAAGAAATAAGATAAAAGAAGCTGAGGAAGtttatgaatatattattagtCAACAAGATCTTCAACCATCATTAGCATACATTCATTATATGTCATTTGCTAGAAGAAATACCAGTATCAGACATCAACGTGATATCTTTAGAAGAGCTAGAAATGATGATCGTGTTTTATATCAAGTTTACTTTGCAGCAGCTGAAATAGAATTTCATGCTGCAAATGATGCTACCATTGCAATAAGAATATTAGAATTGGGTAAGCAACGTTTTTCAAATGAAATTGATTTTATGATTGAATACTTGAAATTTATTCAAATGATTGGTGATGATAATAATCTTAGAGTATTATTTGAACAAATTGTTAATTGCGACGAATTTACAAATGTTGAATTGGCACCTGTCTGGGATATGTATATAAGACAAGAAACAGTCACAGGTGATCCTTACTCATTAAGTAAAGTTGAACATAGGAGACGAAAAGCACTAGAAAAGTTTTGTAGAGGAAAAgaaattcatttatttattgatagATTAAAAGTAAATGGTCTTGTTCCAATGAGTGTTGAAGATTTAGAAGACATTGATTATCCTTTATCTGTTGACTATGATAAAATTGATGCAATGGCTGCCAAAGGTAGTCAATTAGGATCAAGTGTTTGTTTTGTAAATGAATCATCTCCTGATATAGACCAAGAtcaaatagaaaataatgatgACGATGATGGTAATGATACTGCTTGTGTTGAAGAGGATGTAAAAAATGTAGAAAAGATGCTTAAACAATTAGGTTTAGATAACGTTAAAATGGAAGCAgattctaaaaatgaagtaAAACCAGAAATAGATGAAAATAGTCTTGATGCATTAAATgctttaaatgatattaaatcTAAAGAGGAAGTTGTTGAGGACATATTATATGATTTAATTACAGAAGAGTTACCAGATTCATCAGATGATGAAGGAGATactaatattgataatttatttaatcaacGTACTCGTAGGTGTTCTTATTCTTCAACAGAAACAGAATATGCAGAATCATCTGATGAAAATAGTTCAGAAAATAGTGATAACGAAAGCGAAAGTAATGAAAATGAGGAAGGAATAGCATTGAATGATGCACGTAGTATGGTTACACATCACCCAGATACTTCTATGATGGTTCCCTATTTACCAGTAGGAGATTCATCTTTATCCTTACATCCTACTTCTGGTGGTATATTTCCGCCTCCAGAATCTGTAATggaagttattaaaaaatgtccTTCTTCAACAAGCTTCAAATCAGGAccttttgtaaatataaataaactttttgaGTTATTATGcaaatttgaataa